The following nucleotide sequence is from Triticum dicoccoides isolate Atlit2015 ecotype Zavitan chromosome 7B, WEW_v2.0, whole genome shotgun sequence.
TCGGTCCACATCGGATGATATGTGAAAATGATATTTACAAAATGATATATTATGTTTATATCGGTACAGCCCCAAAACTGATATATCGGCCTACATATATCTACGCTGCATGAGCTGGTACTGTGACTAGTGGAACCAAGCGGCCATGGTATTAGTTGTGGAAGTTAGCATTGGCACTAAGCCATGGAGGCTAATTTCATAACAGTATATTTCTTGAGAAATTGGATTAGGCGCTATGAACTGTTGCCTAGTATTATTGCATTGTAAGGTTTATTGTTGTCCAGGTGGGATGGGCATTGGGAAAATTTGATTTGTACCTGGCATAGTGATTGGTTATGTTTCTGTTCTCTAAAAAATGATTTGTTTTCATCTTGACCCAAATTGTGGGAAGTCTGAGCATATTGTATTTATATTCAGATCAATTACACTGGAGATGGCAAACTTGAATGGCAGTGAACATTTTGTGATCTGCCGTAAGTCCATAGCACATATGTTCAAAGGATGTGATTACTTGGAGGTGAGGTGTCTTTGTCACATATGAACACGATACCCTTCTTAACTTAGAAAGATGGAAATAACGACATTGCATGTTTGAATAGTTTTTAGATTAGCATCTTTTGAGTACAGTTTAAGTAGAAAACAACCTTTGAGTACTAAAGCATATATATAAAAGTTTAAGTAATATTAGCCATGGATTTTGAGTAATTAGCTATTGGAATAAGTTCATTTGGCTGCTGTGTGCCTGTGCCTAATCTGTCTTTTCAAATCTATCAATGCAGAATCTGTCGCTGAAATTTCCTCTCCTAGCTCCAGGCTCTGTTGATTTTGATTCTTTGGTGCCTATTATGCCTAGTACCATCAAGGTACTATTGCTAATGCCTGTGGCCAATTGGCAAGCAAAGAAACTCTTCCCCATAAGCGCATCTCTGAAGACACCCTTCAGTGACAGTCTAGAATCACTGTCTTTAGTTCTGGACATAATAACAGATGAACTTGTTACCTTCATCACTAGAAGTCTCTCAAACTTACTTGAGCTCTGCCTAGAAGACAACCCTGGAAGTGAAGCAGATCTGGACAATGATCTGACCAATATTGGGCTGCAAGCACTTGGCTTATGCCAGAATTTGACACATTTATCTCTTACACGCAGTAAGCAGGGTTGttcttccaccttcagaagggtaaaCGACTTTGGGCTACTGATGCTTGCTGAAGGATGCAAGCAACTCCAAACCATTAGGCTTGGTGGGTTTTCTAAAGTGAGAGATGCTGGATATGCAGCCCTTCTCCACTCTTGCAAGGACCTGAGGAAATTCGAGGTCAGTACTGCCTCATGTTTGTCAGACTTGACGTGCCTCGATCTTGACGAGGCAGCAACGAAGATCACAGAAGTGAGGTTGCTGTCCTGCGGTCTCTTAACCAGTGAGACAGCAATATCTCTGTCATCCTGCACCAACTTGGAGGTTCTTGATCTGTCAGGTTGCAGGAGCATTGCAGACTCTGGCCTGTCCTCCATCTCGCAGCTTTCCAAGTTAACTCTATTGGACCTTGCAGGAGCTGACATTACCGATGCAGGTTTGTCAGCACTCGGTAACGGGAGCTGCCCAATATCTTCCTTATGCTTGAGGAGTTGCAGAAGGATCACCAACAACGGCATAGCCTCATTGTTGTGTGGGAGTGGCACCATCAACAAAACCTTGGCCGCGTTTGACATTGGGAACGTACCAAGGATATCTGGTAGAGCCGTCACATTGATCGCCAAGAACTGCGATCAGATAAGCAGCCTGTGCCTCCGAAACTGCGTCCTCATCACCGATCCATGCCTGGAGACTCTAGGTTTGGACCGGCATGGCTCTGGCAAAAGCACCCTAAGAATGCTTGATCTCTCCTACTGCACTAGGCTGTCCCGCAACTTCCTGAGGCTGTTCGATCCGCTGGTTGACCCACCGCTGTTCCGAGGCCTGCGGTGGCTTGGCGTCGGGAAGAATGTGCTTGAACGTCGTGGGGGCAGTCCGACTGTCGCAGAGATCCTGGAGCGGAAGCCAGGGCTGACGATATGTGGCAGTAACTGCGAGATGGGTTGCAGGAACCAATGCCATCCTGACGTTCGCACCCTGTAATATGCATTGTTCATGGCATTCCGGTTGGTGTTGTAATGCTCTGTTCCATGATGTAACAACACAATTCTTTGGACCGTTTGGTTTTCTCATGTTGTAATTCTTATGATTTGTTTTCTCATGTTGTATTGTAATGAACGGATGGGTTTGTACTACTTCATCCATTCCTAAAcataagtcattttagagattccactatggactacatacaaagtaaaatgagtgaatttacactatatacatttgtatctactccctccgttcctaaataattgtctttctaaagatttcaacaagtgactacatacgaagcaaaatgagtgaatctacactttaaaacatgtctacatacatccgtatgttgtagtccatttgagatggctagaaagacaaatatttgagaatggagggagtagtttgtagtggaatctctaaaaaaaattatatttagaaacggagggagtaggagttTAGATAATGCAGCTTTCGCATTCTATTTTATACTAGTAAAGTGGTAGCTTTATTCTAGTAGTCCAACGTGAGGAAAGATATGAATTACAACTACCGAGTTGATTTTGTTGTTTGCTTGGTATTTTTTGCTATTGGCAATTTACTTGGTTGTTTAGGGGTCAGGTTAAATAATGAGGATTATCATGTGGTTCAGAGAAAAATCGATCGAAAGAGGCAATATCAATCCAAGGAAACCAACAAACTACACAAGGAAAGCTGATACCAAGGGGTGGTAGCGATGAAAAGTGAAACCAACAAACTACNNNNNNNNNNNNNNNNNNNNNNNNNNNNNNNNNNNNNNNNNNNNNNNNNNNNNNNNNNNNNNNNNNNNNNNNNNNNNNNNNNNNNNNNNNNNNNNNNNNNNNNNNNNNNNNNNNNNNNNNNNNNNNNNNNNNNNNNNNNNNNNNNNNNNNNNNNNNNNNNNNNNNNNNNNNNNNNNNNNNNNNNNNNNNNNNNNNNNNNNNNNNNNNNNNNNNNNNNNNNNNNNNNNNNNNNNNNNNNNNNNNNNNNNNNNNNNNNNNNNNNNNNNNNNNNNNNNNNNNNNNNNNNNNNNNNNNNNNNNNNNNNNNNNNNNNNNNNNNNNNNNNNNNNNNNNNNNNNNNNNNNNNNNNNNNNNNNNNNNNNNNNNNNNNNNNNNNNNNNNNNNNNNNNNNNNNNNNNNNNNNNNNNNNNNNNNNNNNNAGGataactcaaaaaaaaaaaaactacacgAGGAAAGCTGATACGATTAGCAACGGATTAGACTGTTACGAGCCAACAGAAAACTACCGTAAGAATCACGCTCATTAGTCCATCACAGCACACCAAAGAAGCGCTGCCAGTGCTCAAGGACTGGCCTATGGCGCGACAGTGCCACGACCTCCACGAGAGCAAAGCTCTAGTGAGCTGTGATACATACCAAGAAACTAACCCCTCGTGTCACCCATCAAGATGGATTGGATCAAACCCTTGTTTCAAGCAGTGTATACATGGACATGCTGCATTAAGTATTTCTCAATAAAACAATACCAATGACGCAGCTTGAGGATTTTCAAAGATTTTGCTAAGCATGACCAATTTCAAGAAGACAGGATAAGACCCAGATACGAGTTAACTTGAGCAACATCTATTAAGTCAAACTTTACACGTCAACTCCGGGACAAGAGGGATAATCAATCACCCAGGCACGTCGCGTCACTGATCCAACCCAGAGAGGATAAGAAGATTGAAAAGTCTCGGATACTGCCGGAAGATAGAGCACCTAACTGATTGCACGCAAAATTTGCGTCTAGATATGAGAACTATTTTCAAAATCTCAGCAGCACGGATAACCAGCACCAAAACCTCAGCAGCAGCAGGACGGCTGGGACCCATCTACATGAAAGCGCCTCGGCCTCCTCTCCTGGCAGGGGATCTCTCATAGGTGGTGTTAAACTTCTCGACCAACTCGTTCATTGTGCTACAAGTCATCAAAGAGTACCATCAATACCAACATCAACACCGGTGCAAGCACAGCAAATTATATGATTTGAGGATACAGAGGAATACGATGTCCACAAAAGGAGCATCTGACACACAACTTCAATGTAGATGTAAATCCATTTATTCTACTCTGTTGTTTCATACGTATGCAACATTCTTTCTTATCAGAAGGTTTCATGAAAGAAACTGAGGCATACCTTGAACAGTTTGTGAACATTGCAAGGTAAGTCATGAGGAGGGTGTCATTGTATTCCTGGAAACAAAGAGAACATCATCGTATCATAAGATGCAAGGTGAAGTTAAGCAGTTAAAAGTACACAACAAAATGGAGAATTAACCTACCGTTAAGAAGTCACCTTGGAATTTCTCCGATTCCATAGCTGGTAGTCTTCTTACGAGGCTTGAGACTTGCCTAAGAAGTGAATTGTCCAGTGGCATATCACCTGCAGTGATGGAAGAGGCTTAGTAATTGACAAGTACTTACACAAATAGTTCAAAGATGCTGCAAATTCTGGCGAAAAAATATTGAGGGAACATCAGATCAGTGGCAAAAGACAAACCTTTTTGCATGGCACCGAGGTATTGCTGGATAACACGAACCCTGCTATTGAGCATCTTGATGGCACTGTGTATTCCTGTAAGATGAGCAGCCACTGCTCAAACATGTCAGTGTTAGTATTTTGACCAAAAATGGTACCTTCGTAGTACAAGTACTGAACAACTCTATGACCTTATCCAAGATGCTAAAATGATGTTGAACAAAGGATCCTTACATTGAGTTGCTGCAGAGCCACCATCAGATGGTTTCAGATGGGCAACATGATCTACAGATATCCTCTCTGCTTCTACAGTCTAAATCAAATGTAAATGTGAATAAGTGTAAATAAAAATAAATCAGAACTAAAAAACAAATTCAGAGCTAGATCAGCCCAAAGAGATTAGAGAAAGAAAAAACCAACCTCAATTGTGTAATTTGATTTGACAAAGATGAGCTGGGGGCcaccatcaataacatgcaactctTGAATTTTACAATGGCGATAAACAAAGAATTAGCAGCACAGACAGGAAAGTGAACAGGATAAGAGCATTAATGCAACGGAAAACTCCAAACTAGTTACAGAAATATCAGATCGAGAAACTTAAGGGCTACCCATACTATAATAGTGATGGCTATaaactgttatttatattaaaaaaAAAACACTACATGCATAGTTGATGTGCACCCTAAAGCAAAGCTCAATACAACGAACATAAAAAAAACATGATTCATGATCAATTGAACAAGGGCAATGGCCCTGTTTTCCAGAATACACAAAAAACCATGAAGTTGACATGGTTAAGTTAGGTGAGTGCACACAGCAGCAGCAAATGGCACTAGCTCATGGCTTGGCAGGTGTATGGCTCATGGAAACAAACACCAACAAAAGCTACCAGAACTCGTTATCCAGGACAATTATTAGGAAGTAAAGCATGCTGTTAATAATATTATAATAATAGTATGTTACATTGGGTTGATCGATAGGGGTGTAGTCCACAAAGGAATAAGAGTTGTGTCATAGGTAATTTAGTTCAGTCCATTCCGATGCAGGCATCTGTTCCTCCAGAGAAATAGCAAAGAGATAGAAGATGAATTGAGTTTGCTTCCAAGTTTTCAAGTCTTGTGAGGTTGGGTAGATATTTCTCTCATCTAGTCGTATTTGGTATCTCCAAACCTCTCTTAGTCCTCTCATATTCTTTTTTTTTTATGTTAGCAGGAGATCTGTAAATTCAACTGTCCTCTCATTAGTCTCATTTCAACATGTCCCTATCTTTCCCTTCCAAAACCCTAATCCCGTTGAAGCCATTCCATCTGCCACCCTATGCATGTTAGTTGTTTCAACGTGAAACCAAGGTGTTCACATCATACATAAACAAATTTTGTAGAACCAAAAAGAAGACATGCCAATAGCATCACTTGAATAATAATACAAATTGTAGATCAGATTAACCTACCACTCTCATAAATTGTCACAGGGAGATCCTTCTGGGAGTGGTTGATTGCAGGATTCAAGAGAAGATAAACAGGGCTTTCATTAATGTCCATCAGCTGGATCATAGAAAAACAAAGTTACATGGAGGCGACTGAATATTACATACAGCAGATCATATCCATGTCGAAAAGTGATATTCCTCTCAAAAGCAAGTTTCATATGGTCTCTAATTATTTGGTGTTGCACTTGAACAAAACCGGCCAATGTACCAGAGTTTGAGAGTAGCTCTGCATCATGTCAACATAAGTAATGTATGTTGCTGCGGGCCATGACATAGGCCGTGCACCATTTTGACATAAAACATGTTCGAAAAATACTTTACATCTAGTGTTAAGTTGATTCGGTTTCAAAGGTAATGCTGGTCCATACATGTGACTTAAGAGTTTGCAACAGTTGCATAGGCTTTGATTGAGAACAGATGTAATATGCACTCTGCACAAAAGACGAACAAAATTATCTACTTTATCCTACAGACAAACTGAACCTCATCAGAAGCATAACCGGGCCTTGGTTTATGGGTAGCAATAATTACCTATCATCTGTTCCACCACCCATTTTAACACTACAACAAGAAAACTCTCAGACTTCCATAGGCACTAGGCAACTTATTTCCACAATTTTGCAAGTACATACATGGATGGAATGCAATGACGCACAGTAAATCACTTCCAAACACTttcaaacaaataaaaaacaaaatcgTTCTATGCACAACAATACAAGAAACCATGTTCTCTACTCATCTTCTACCTCCTCTTTCCACACGACACTAAAAACCAACCAACGTTCAAGAGTAGTACATCACACCAAATCACAATTGCACTTTTTTTGTAACAAGAGCAGGAACCAAGCACATTGCCAGTCTCGAGGATTAGGAACTTGAAAAAAGGATTGTAAGTACTCACAGCCTTGTGGATTAGGATGTCAGTATCCTGCACATCGCTCCCAGTCGAGTACCAGCCCAGCACATAGAACTCAGGGAACACCTTCTTATCTGCAGAGGCACAATTGCAGCACGAACTAATCAGACCACGCACAAACCCCAAATTATATTCCTACTATGCGCACCAAACCCTAGAAACAGATTTGCGGTCGGCTTACAGAGCTCAAGCTTCTTCTCCAGGAAGGCGCGCTCGAGCGTGCCGGTGACGGGGTCGAGGACGAGCTCGAAGCTGTTGAAGATCTCGACCGTCCGGCCGCGCTGCACCCCGATCACGCACCCGAAGACCCTCGGCGGCTCCGCGGGCGCCGAGGAGCCTTCGGCggagcaggaggcctgcgccttgcCCGGCGACGGGGCTTCAGCGGTGAAGGAGGCCTGGGCCTTGACGCGGGTGTAGTGGTCGGAGACGTTCACGATGACGAGGGGGTGGAGCTTGAAGGTGAGGCCGCTGCTGGAGGTGGCCGCGGTGGAGGGGGGCTGGGCGGACGCCGCTGGATCAGAGGGCGTCGACATCGTCGGAGGGGGAGGGCGACCGGTGCCCTAGCTAGCGCCGGCGAGATGGGAGACAGCGACGGCGAGGGTCCGTGGTGGGGTTTTGCGCTGTTGTCCTTTGGTGTGCCTGCTTAGGTTTCGGGCTTGTATACAGTACACGTGGTGACCCGGGTGGATAACCTGGGCTCGCTGGGCCGAAAGAAAGGTGTGGTTAAGTTAAACGGGCCTGCGAGTTAAACGGACCCACCCTGCGCTCCGGCGGCCGCACCCAGCCCAGAGAATAATTCAGTTAGGGCCTCTTTGAAGGATTTTTGAAGGATTCAAATCCCAGTCTACCAAATTCCTATGCCCCCATCCTATAGGCAaacctttttttatttttccttcgaAAGGTACGATGCACCTCACTCTATCTCTCCCTACTCTCTCTCACCAACCCCCCTAGAATTCCTATGTTTCATTGTAATGCACCATCCAAAGACACTTAGGGCTTCTTTGGATCATAGGATTAGAAAACACAGGAATTCAAAAAACACAGGAATTTGACGGGATTGTAGGTGCAAAACAGAGGAAAACTGCAAGAATGGTCATTTGGATGGAACACAGGAAAAACACGTAAAAGTGCCTCGATCCTACGCGAATCAGTGTAAAAAAGAGGTTATAGTGGATGTTGAAATTCCTATAGGATTGAGGTGTAGGAATGCAATCCATAGGAATTTTGGAGGTGTCGTTCTTTTGATCCAAAGGTCTTCCTTAGGGAAAAAATCCAATGGATTGGAATCCTCCAatattcctatgaaaatccttcaATCCAAAGAGGCCCTTACGGCAGCAATCCCGTGTTTTAAAATTCGGTAGGATCCTACGGTACATGTCATCTCAATCCtgcgttttttcctattcctgcagTCCAAAGAAGTCCTTATTGttaccatttttttgtaattttagttTTCTTAGTTTTATTATCCAATGACCATCTGACCTGTCTTGCATTTACATCCGACTTACAGCAGCGAGGACATTTCAGTTCCGTGGGTGCTTAGCCATCCGACCTTCCAATCTTGAATGCTGCCATACCTATCTTATGAACAAGTTTGCATCTTCATATATGGCTATCTTTCTAGCCTTTAGAGGTTTAGTTGTCATCTACGAACATCACTTATGTAGACGCAATAAACATTGATTTAAATGCTTACGTAGGTAATCACTTATCAATCATACTACTGAATTAAGATGTATAGTCAAAAATGAATCCCAACTAAGTAACAATAAAGTAATGAAGTGTTCAGATCCTCTAGATTACTAGGGTTAGTTATTGGAGGCCCCAGCCTTTTGAACAAACATGGTCACTATCGGCCTTCATCCAGACTTTTGGGAGTTAGCAAAGTTGAAGCAAAAGCGTAAAAACAACAATGTAATTTGTTGTAAATCCTAGAGCATACCGAATACTATTCCATTGACACATGAGACATATTGCACCATGCATAGAGAAAATATCTAAAGTGTTTGACTTGTGGGGTCGAAGAGATAACATAATTGCGTAGGTTCGATGCAAATGTTCCAAGTTGTTTGTTAGATATGTGTTGAATCATTTGTATGATATAGGTCACAATTGGACTTGGAATCGTATGACGTGTAGATAGAATATAATGACACAAAAACACACAATTTTTTCAATCTGGCAATttgtagtaggttagtccaaacaaagttagaacattgcttattttgataaaaatGTGGCATGAAACTTCAAAATTTACACATATCAAGGATCCACGTGATGTTGATGTCACATTCACCGGAATGTGCACATGAGGCATGTCCTTATTGGATCCCGATGGCGCCACATAAGGTACTTAACCTTATCCCGCCaagatagtgaaggaaatatgtcctagaggcaataataaagttgttagttTGTatctccttatttcatgataaatgtttattatttatgctagaattgtattaaccagaaacttgatacatgtgcagATACATAGACAACATAACGCGTCCCTAGTAAGccttgtagcgaccacgatcccaatggaccgaagtctctgtgcttaagtgtcatccctggatcggtatgctgacacacacagtactcgaggaattataacagaatttcaatcacacacttattacatcgagatcctcataaagagtattttttacacaaataatatggctgGAGGCCATCTAAGCAAAATAattgcggaagcttcgaagataaatgagtccatcaactccaacggcatagctgagtgcatgacaacgatctatcgcaccttattcttcatcggtaaagtctgcaacatgagacgttgcagtcgtgtaggtcagcacatggaatatgttggtagAGTTACACTGTAGAgaaaatgaatgcaagaactatatctacatgcatatttggttggtggaggctctaagtttaatgctttgcataaagctaattttttcctacaacaaaggaatacattttatttactacaaaggttataccaatatttgagaaggttcctccaacttaaATCCCAAaattaaccaagtatcatcattaaacccaattcattaattaaaaagtgatgagatcaacaataatatccacttctagatactcaaattgtccataaccagggacacggctaaccatgattagtttatacactctgcagaggttgggcACTTTCCCAACaacactcgaccgcatccatgatcggaagatcgagacatagtctttctgaagcattaagtcTCTACTCTGaggagaccggtacacctactttcccctacatctgctagtccacctctttaagagctcacacaacttactcaactgtgccatagcccataatggcttgtggctgcacacggaagtttttaggcatgaaatatcatatgatccctttgagcctgggtggcgaaccgagggaaaatcacacgggtactccgggattcccatgggcaagcactagtttctctaggtgccccaaccaatccacccagatgtgtattaaagttaccaccttaatgttgtccaaaattattatctctcacaacttccatgaatATCACGATCCaaaaccccgtctacgagcatggctaagcaatatatgagcataacgtacattcccggggtgatcaaatgtAATAGGTTTCTACCTCAGGTTCTACAACCAaatccacatgttcccaatcctatccATGCAAaatttgaggggcaaaactaatgcatagtaaaaactgggtattgaagagtatgatcaaagtataacttgccttgctgacgatcagaaaactctagagattcatagtatcAAGCTTTGCACTCCagaaaatctagcgtagacaaacaatagcatacataagcactcaagcaaacgaTGCAAAGAGAGAACGAGAAAAAGATCCAAAGAAAACTCAAAACCAGAaaataactaatctaaacagaaaacaaaTTTTAACAATGTTATATTTATGTGGATTAGATGTTAACAGTAGGTACTTGTGATTAGCTattatttgcaaaaagaatcaactcaaacggagctacgaaactcaagatactaacaaaacaagatcaaattctaatctgaactaaactcaagttTTAAATTAttaaaaacatgttcaagttggtttactggatagcTAAGATCGCtctgaagatttaggcgttggtttcgtctaatttggacaaacgagctaaaagttacgaGGTTAaaaatcaggggctaatctgcgaagaaaatattcgcggataggtccatggaggaaaactaaaagaaaaagaaaaatcctatcgaacgaacgttcgttacagAACCTAATCTAATGAATCCGTTCACTACAGAAGCTAAATGAGTGAACGTTCGCTAATTAAACGAAACTAATAAAATAAAACCGAACTAATAGAAAAACGGAGGAAAACCGATCGGACCGGGGCGGTCTTTTTACTGGTTCGTTGACGGCGGCGGGGTGGACTCGACGGCGGCGGCTTCGGGTGGCGTGGTCGGCGGCAGTGGCAGGCGGTGGCACTGCGAGGTGTGGCGGCGCTGCGGCAGCGGTTCAGGTGGCTGGCGGCAGCGTGGGcggtgggcggctgcggcggcggctcgGGACGGGGAGGAACGGGGCCGGGGCGccatatttataggtggggaggggACGACCGACTTAGGGAGGAAGGCAATGAGGCGGCGGCGGACTCGAGGAGTCCGACTCGGACTCCACCGGTGGCGGCGATGTAGCGGCTCGGGACTCTGTCCCGAGTCGGTCCGGGCGGCGCGGGcgaagctgggccggcccagttcggtggAACTTAAAAAAACATTTTTTCCAGAGACTAAAACACGcaaataaatataaataaaatcctaaaaattctagaaaaattcacGTAGCTATATGGCCTTATTAAtgacctagtgaacatttttctaggccTAAATGCCTAAGCTAAAAACAAACATTATAGTACTAATTACTGTgctaactaataaataaactagcgaATAAAGACAAATAAACTctccaaaaattcaaaattcaatttccaatttTTTTCTactgattttgaagaagtcatattatcttctctcattatttaaaAATAACTGggaaaagaattttgaaaaacaatttgatCAAATTAccaaattttgaaaaataatttgatcaaattaccaaattttgataaatcaaaattggatttttgtgaaacctccaactctctcaaattggtccttgagttgcttaaggcctcTTGGATCATAATGCTActaaaataaagcaacaaaaatgcataaatcatggattcatatgaatgatctatgaataacatccaaattgaaatttgggatgttacaaacctaccccccttaagatgaatctagccctcgagattcggattggtcaggaaaaaggtgtgggtggtccttgtagaggtcttcttctcgttcccaagtggcttcctccttggtatggtggctccactgaactttgcaaaacttgatgactctgttgcgagtaactcgactggaaaactcgagaatcttaacgggtTTCTCTTCAtatgtcagatcactatccaactgaattgcttctagtggcactgtatctctcagaggaatgtcagccatctccgcatggcacttcttcaactgggaaacgtgaaacacatcatgaactcctgacaatccttcgggtagttccaacttgtaggcaacttctcccatacgttccaaaactctgtatggtccgataaatcatggtgctagctttcctttgactccgaatcgcttaactcctcgaagtggggacacacgaagatacgctctatctctgacttcataggctacctccttgcgtttagtatcggtataactcttctgcctggactgggataTCTTGAGTCTATCTCTAATCAACTTAACCTTATCCTCAGAATCTCTAattaagtctggtccgaacaactgccgatctccaacttcatcccacgacagtgGTGTCCTGCAtctcttccgtacaaagcttcgaaaggggtcatcttcaaactggcttgataactgttgttataggagaactctgcatagggtaaattatcatcccaactagatccataatctagcgcacaagctctcaacatgtcctccagaatctgattgactctctcggtctatccatttgtctgcggatgaaaggttgtaccgaactctgtccatctgtctgcgaattggctcaagctcaaagcacaagactctacactttctattttagtgatccaagatcacattgagtctataggaaaagccaatactatcaagaggggatgaggtgttgcttaatggcttgcttgctcaaagtgcttagtgatatgctccaaagccctcaactactttctcacatccacatatgacccaaaccaaaagtccaactcggccccaccgattctttctatccggcatcaCCGAGTTCaggtgtcatagccactgccacaaaccctaatcaagtcggtctcaccgatagggatctcggtctcaccgagatgggattgtaatctctctgtacgaatccattaccaaaatcggtcccaccgagtttgtgtaatcggtcctaccgagattacaatgcaaactctctgttcctcttcgtaacatttcggtccaaccgagatgagcgaatcggtcccaccgagtttgcctgaccaactctctggttagcttattaccaaaatcggtcccaccgagttagtgtaat
It contains:
- the LOC119337672 gene encoding COP9 signalosome complex subunit 6-like; this encodes MSTPSDPAASAQPPSTAATSSSGLTFKLHPLVIVNVSDHYTRVKAQASFTAEAPSPGKAQASCSAEGSSAPAEPPRVFGCVIGVQRGRTVEIFNSFELVLDPVTGTLERAFLEKKLELYKKVFPEFYVLGWYSTGSDVQDTDILIHKALMDINESPVYLLLNPAINHSQKDLPVTIYESELHVIDGGPQLIFVKSNYTIETVEAERISVDHVAHLKPSDGGSAATQLAAHLTGIHSAIKMLNSRVRVIQQYLGAMQKGDMPLDNSLLRQVSSLVRRLPAMESEKFQGDFLTEYNDTLLMTYLAMFTNCSSTMNELVEKFNTTYERSPARRGGRGAFM
- the LOC119337467 gene encoding F-box protein At-B-like, with amino-acid sequence MEKKPRAAGDGQGGGEASGSVGGGLVDILPEALLVEVVGRVGLEAACSAAASCRALRGAAGAALSSVASLDLSAFTPTNAIANRILAGNGRLRSLAVNCSLLNDSAVAAIAKESLRELSLLKCSSFSPYLFVVIGERCTNLRSITLEMANLNGSEHFVICRKSIAHMFKGCDYLENLSLKFPLLAPGSVDFDSLVPIMPSTIKVLLLMPVANWQAKKLFPISASLKTPFSDSLESLSLVLDIITDELVTFITRSLSNLLELCLEDNPGSEADLDNDLTNIGLQALGLCQNLTHLSLTRSKQGCSSTFRRVNDFGLLMLAEGCKQLQTIRLGGFSKVRDAGYAALLHSCKDLRKFEVSTASCLSDLTCLDLDEAATKITEVRLLSCGLLTSETAISLSSCTNLEVLDLSGCRSIADSGLSSISQLSKLTLLDLAGADITDAGLSALGNGSCPISSLCLRSCRRITNNGIASLLCGSGTINKTLAAFDIGNVPRISGRAVTLIAKNCDQISSLCLRNCVLITDPCLETLGLDRHGSGKSTLRMLDLSYCTRLSRNFLRLFDPLVDPPLFRGLRWLGVGKNVLERRGGSPTVAEILERKPGLTICGSNCEMGCRNQCHPDVRTL